ACCCGGTCCACGGTTATCTGACGTCGCGTCGGATCGGGTCTGCACAAGGAGATCAGGCCCACCACCGCGACTGCGGTGAGCACCGCGACCCCGCAACGGAAGCCCGCGACGCCGCCGCCCGCGGCGGCCCAACAGACGCCGGCCACCACCGGTCCCCCGGTCAACGAGAGGGTGCGCACCGTCATGCCCAATCCCCCGATCAACCCGGCCATTCCCGGCGGCGCAGCGGCCAGCCACGCCGCGTTGATCGGCGCTGTGAACAAGCCCATGCCCGCGCCGAGTAACGACAGCCGCCAGGCCAGACCGACGATGCCCGTACCTGACCCGACCGTCAGCATGGTGAGCATGCCCATCACGGTGAACGCGCTGCCCGCGGCGGCCACCCAACGGGTGCCGTGACGGTCCACCAGCACACCCGCCAGGGTGGCGAACGGCGCCGCCACGCCGACGAAGCAGGCCAACACCACCCCGGTGTGGACGGGGCCACCGCCCATCACATCGGCGACGAAGTACGGCAATGAGAACGCGATCAGCCCCGAGGTGAACGTGTTGGCCAGCACCGCGATGGCCACCCGGGTCACCGCCGGGCGACGGATCAGGGCGACCACCGGCGCGGCCCCCGGTCGGCGCACCCAGGCGGCCGCCGCGAGCCCGGCCACCGGCACCGGAAGCACCGCGAAGCCGGGATGGGCCACGGCCAGGTCCACCGCCGCCAGCAGTGCGGTCACCGCACCGATCAGCAGCACCGCCTCGGTGACCTGCTCGCGGTCGGGCACCGGCCACCGCACACGGCGCCGTGACGCAGGGCGCCCGCGGGGTGCCAGCACCAGGGCCACCGCCAACACGGGGAGCTTGAGCAGCATGACCTGCCGCCACCCCAAGAACTCGGCCACCAGACCGCCGAGTGGCACGCCGGCCAGCGCGCCGAGCGTCATGATCGTGGCGACCTGCCCGAGCGC
The genomic region above belongs to Sporichthyaceae bacterium and contains:
- a CDS encoding MFS transporter, with the translated sequence MDAYGAGVLKAADAHPVRTRWAAVVGLGLAMLVVNTELTISSVTLPGIAADLGVGPTAATWMLLGYALPMGAAAIPLGRWIDQADVCAVFRAAIIGTALTGTAAAAAPTFAVLVVARVAQGLAGGLIMAAYLPLIALLVHPAQRGRALGQVATIMTLGALAGVPLGGLVAEFLGWRQVMLLKLPVLAVALVLAPRGRPASRRRVRWPVPDREQVTEAVLLIGAVTALLAAVDLAVAHPGFAVLPVPVAGLAAAAWVRRPGAAPVVALIRRPAVTRVAIAVLANTFTSGLIAFSLPYFVADVMGGGPVHTGVVLACFVGVAAPFATLAGVLVDRHGTRWVAAAGSAFTVMGMLTMLTVGSGTGIVGLAWRLSLLGAGMGLFTAPINAAWLAAAPPGMAGLIGGLGMTVRTLSLTGGPVVAGVCWAAAGGGVAGFRCGVAVLTAVAVVGLISLCRPDPTRRQITVDRVV